Proteins from a genomic interval of Salinarchaeum sp. Harcht-Bsk1:
- a CDS encoding S9 family peptidase, whose protein sequence is MSFSLERYLNVRSAYGASWSPAGDRLAFLLDTTGVPQVWTVDDPGAWPAQHTTFEERVTFVDYSPTREELVFGMDEGGNERAQLHLLDVDGGEIENLTQHPDAKHRWGGWASDGERFAFASNRRDEAVFDLYVQDRDARGEDAELIAEGDGWLSLAGWSPEDDRLLVHEARSSFDHELHLCDVESGDLRQVTDHDDDIRYSSPEWAPDGEGIYLATDEDVDTRSLCYLDLASGEIETFWDGGDWEVDGVVVDEDSDLVVASRNVDGETDLAVGRLAGRTEIDPLPVPDLPGPIAGGVDVAPDGDRFSITATGRSHNANVWVVDVGDGSAAAAADASAAGFGESEAGDAPVERWTAAPTAGIPRETFRDPDLIHYETFDGREIPALFTLPDGAADATADPTDGDGLPVIVDVHGGPESQRRPSFSAVQQYFLARGYALFEPNVRGSTGYGREYTHLDDVENRMDSVADLAAAHDWLAERPAIDPDRIVVKGGSYGGFMVLAAMTEYPDLWAAGVDVVGIANFVTFLENTGDWRRELREAEYGSLEDDRELLERISPINSIDEIEAPLFVAHGANDPRVPLGEAEQVADAAREQGVPVELLVFDDEGHGFSKLENRIESTERIAAFLDEHV, encoded by the coding sequence ATGTCCTTCAGCCTCGAGCGATACCTCAACGTGCGAAGCGCCTACGGCGCCTCCTGGTCGCCAGCCGGCGATCGACTGGCATTCCTCCTCGATACGACCGGCGTCCCGCAGGTCTGGACCGTCGACGACCCCGGTGCCTGGCCGGCCCAGCACACGACCTTCGAAGAGCGGGTGACCTTCGTGGACTACTCGCCGACGCGAGAGGAACTGGTCTTCGGGATGGACGAAGGCGGCAACGAGCGCGCCCAACTCCACCTGCTCGACGTGGACGGCGGCGAAATCGAGAACCTGACCCAGCACCCGGACGCGAAGCACCGGTGGGGTGGCTGGGCGAGCGACGGCGAGCGGTTCGCGTTCGCCTCCAATCGCCGGGACGAGGCAGTCTTCGACCTGTACGTCCAGGACCGCGATGCCCGCGGCGAGGACGCCGAACTGATCGCGGAGGGCGACGGCTGGCTCTCGCTGGCGGGCTGGAGCCCGGAGGACGACCGGCTGCTCGTCCACGAAGCCCGTTCCAGCTTCGACCACGAACTCCACCTCTGCGACGTCGAGAGCGGCGATCTCAGGCAGGTCACCGACCACGACGACGATATCCGCTACTCCAGCCCGGAGTGGGCGCCCGACGGCGAGGGGATCTACCTCGCGACGGACGAGGACGTTGACACCCGCTCACTGTGCTATCTGGACCTCGCGAGCGGCGAAATCGAGACCTTCTGGGACGGCGGTGACTGGGAGGTCGACGGCGTGGTCGTCGACGAGGACAGCGACCTGGTCGTCGCGTCAAGGAACGTCGACGGCGAGACCGACCTCGCCGTCGGGAGACTCGCTGGCAGGACCGAGATCGATCCGCTCCCCGTGCCCGATCTCCCGGGCCCGATCGCTGGCGGCGTCGACGTGGCGCCGGACGGCGACCGGTTCTCGATTACCGCGACCGGTCGGAGCCACAACGCGAACGTCTGGGTCGTGGACGTCGGGGACGGTTCTGCGGCTGCAGCGGCGGACGCCAGTGCCGCCGGCTTTGGCGAGAGTGAGGCGGGCGACGCTCCAGTCGAGCGCTGGACGGCGGCGCCGACGGCCGGGATCCCACGTGAAACGTTCCGCGATCCGGACCTGATCCACTACGAGACGTTCGACGGCCGGGAGATCCCTGCGCTGTTCACGCTGCCAGACGGTGCGGCGGACGCGACGGCAGACCCAACGGACGGTGATGGTTTGCCCGTGATCGTCGACGTCCACGGCGGTCCCGAGAGTCAACGCCGGCCGTCCTTCAGCGCCGTGCAGCAGTACTTCCTCGCTCGGGGGTACGCCCTGTTCGAGCCGAACGTCCGCGGCTCGACAGGGTACGGCCGCGAGTACACCCACCTCGACGACGTCGAGAACCGCATGGACTCCGTCGCGGATCTCGCGGCGGCCCACGATTGGCTCGCCGAGCGACCGGCGATCGATCCGGATCGCATCGTGGTCAAGGGCGGCTCCTACGGCGGGTTCATGGTGCTCGCGGCCATGACGGAGTACCCAGATCTGTGGGCTGCCGGCGTCGACGTCGTCGGGATCGCGAACTTCGTCACCTTCCTCGAGAACACCGGCGACTGGCGTCGGGAACTCCGGGAGGCCGAGTACGGCAGTCTCGAGGACGATCGGGAACTCCTGGAGCGAATCAGCCCGATCAACTCGATTGACGAGATCGAGGCACCGCTGTTCGTCGCCCACGGCGCGAACGATCCTCGGGTACCACTCGGGGAGGCCGAGCAGGTCGCCGACGCCGCGCGGGAGCAGGGCGTCCCCGTCGAGTTGCTCGTCTTCGACGACGAGGGCCACGGCTTCAGCAAACTCGAGAACCGCATCGAATCCACCGAACGCATCGCGGCGTTCCTCGACGAGCACGTCTGA
- a CDS encoding plastocyanin/azurin family copper-binding protein encodes MPESYSRRQFVAGTSAVTIAALAGCSGGGGGDGDSDDGDGSSDGGGGGDNIVAVGPGGDLVFEPDEITISTGETVTWEFESPTHNVSAYPDMSEEISIPDGASGFGTMEEGGDAYETVSEGETFEHTFETAGEYTYVCVPHVASGMIGTIVVE; translated from the coding sequence ATGCCCGAGAGCTACTCGCGGCGGCAGTTCGTGGCAGGCACCAGTGCTGTGACCATCGCGGCCCTTGCCGGCTGTTCTGGCGGTGGTGGCGGTGACGGCGACAGTGACGACGGCGACGGTAGCTCCGACGGAGGGGGAGGCGGCGACAACATTGTCGCAGTTGGACCGGGCGGCGACCTGGTGTTCGAACCGGATGAAATCACGATCTCGACGGGCGAGACGGTCACCTGGGAGTTCGAGAGTCCGACGCACAACGTCTCTGCGTACCCCGACATGAGCGAAGAGATCTCTATCCCCGATGGTGCGTCCGGGTTCGGGACGATGGAGGAAGGCGGCGACGCCTACGAGACCGTCTCGGAGGGCGAGACGTTCGAGCACACCTTCGAGACGGCGGGTGAGTACACGTACGTGTGCGTACCACACGTCGCGTCCGGCATGATCGGGACGATCGTCGTCGAATAA
- a CDS encoding ABC transporter ATP-binding protein gives MPAIETNGLSKTYGESVTALQDLDLTVEYGDVYGFLGPNGAGKSTTINLLLDFIHPTDGSAEVLGYDTRTDSLQIRENIGILPEGAEPYDRLTGREHVEFAMESKDVDGDVDAVLDRVGLSGEDADRRAGGYSKGMAQRLGLGMALVGDPDLLILDEPSTGLDPAGMAEMRDLIREEAADGTAVFFSSHILDEVEEVCDRVAILNEGRLVADDDLDELREEFTGECDVTLDVAEPPAGGVDLAPVDGVVETAVEDDAIIVTCEHPRVKADVVRYVDDHHDVTDVISEETSLESMFERYTNGSVEESDSAADGATSEAAEPAEVAR, from the coding sequence ATGCCCGCTATCGAAACGAACGGACTCTCCAAGACGTACGGAGAGTCCGTGACCGCCCTCCAGGACCTCGACCTCACGGTGGAGTACGGCGACGTCTACGGGTTCCTCGGTCCCAACGGGGCCGGGAAGTCGACGACGATCAACCTCCTGCTGGACTTCATCCATCCGACGGACGGCTCCGCGGAGGTCCTCGGCTACGACACCCGAACCGACTCCCTCCAGATTCGAGAGAACATCGGCATCCTGCCAGAGGGCGCCGAGCCCTACGATCGGCTGACCGGCCGCGAGCACGTCGAGTTCGCGATGGAGAGCAAGGACGTCGACGGCGACGTGGACGCGGTCCTCGATCGGGTCGGCCTCTCCGGCGAGGACGCAGATCGGCGGGCTGGCGGCTACTCGAAAGGGATGGCCCAGCGACTCGGCCTCGGAATGGCCCTCGTCGGCGACCCCGACCTCCTCATCCTCGACGAACCCTCCACTGGGCTCGATCCGGCCGGCATGGCCGAGATGCGCGACCTCATCCGCGAGGAGGCGGCGGACGGCACGGCCGTGTTCTTCTCGAGCCACATTCTCGACGAGGTCGAGGAGGTCTGTGACCGCGTCGCGATCCTCAACGAGGGGCGACTCGTCGCCGACGACGATCTCGACGAGCTCCGCGAGGAGTTCACCGGCGAGTGCGACGTTACGCTCGACGTCGCCGAACCGCCGGCGGGAGGCGTCGATCTCGCACCCGTCGACGGCGTCGTCGAGACGGCCGTCGAGGACGACGCGATCATCGTGACCTGCGAGCACCCGCGAGTGAAAGCCGACGTCGTCCGGTACGTCGACGACCACCACGACGTGACCGACGTCATCTCGGAGGAGACGTCCCTCGAATCGATGTTCGAGCGGTATACGAACGGCTCGGTGGAGGAGAGCGACTCAGCAGCCGACGGCGCTACGAGCGAGGCCGCCGAGCCCGCGGAGGTGGCACGATGA
- a CDS encoding ABC transporter permease — protein sequence MSWLAIARKDFRDARRAKILWGATGIFLFFYAVLLLTSSQGGQPADEAAVDAIGGLIFAGAFLLPLVIISMGYLAIAGERESGSIKYLLGLPNSRREVLIGKFVGRSALALTAVGISLVVGAGMLLFQFGTVPVEYLSYSALTCLFAVVFIAIAVGLSALADTRGKAMAGTIGTYVLFSFIWVVPGINPNDSVAFVVEDLLGMDATPELYQFVQNLSPVFAYGNAVDAIVFGPPEGGSSGTNHLDPAAADTPLYLSDQFLVLLLVGWVVVPLAIGYLRFRSAELG from the coding sequence ATGAGCTGGTTGGCCATCGCGAGGAAGGACTTCCGGGACGCCCGACGCGCGAAGATCCTCTGGGGCGCTACCGGGATCTTTCTGTTCTTCTACGCCGTCCTCCTCCTGACGAGTTCGCAGGGAGGACAGCCCGCGGACGAAGCTGCGGTCGACGCGATCGGCGGGCTGATCTTCGCTGGCGCGTTCTTGCTCCCGCTCGTCATTATCTCGATGGGGTACCTCGCGATCGCCGGCGAACGCGAGTCCGGCTCCATCAAGTACCTGCTCGGACTCCCGAACTCCCGCCGCGAGGTGCTGATCGGAAAGTTCGTCGGACGGTCGGCGCTCGCGCTGACGGCAGTCGGTATCTCGCTCGTGGTGGGAGCCGGGATGCTGCTCTTCCAGTTCGGGACCGTCCCCGTGGAGTACCTCTCCTACAGCGCACTGACCTGCCTCTTCGCCGTCGTCTTCATCGCGATCGCCGTCGGGCTGTCCGCGCTCGCCGATACTCGGGGGAAGGCGATGGCCGGGACGATCGGGACCTACGTGCTCTTCAGCTTCATCTGGGTCGTGCCGGGGATCAACCCCAACGATAGCGTGGCGTTCGTGGTCGAAGATCTACTGGGGATGGACGCGACGCCCGAGCTCTACCAGTTCGTCCAGAACCTCAGTCCAGTATTCGCCTACGGCAACGCCGTCGACGCGATCGTATTTGGCCCGCCCGAGGGCGGCAGTTCGGGAACCAACCACCTCGATCCCGCGGCTGCAGATACGCCGTTGTACCTCTCCGATCAGTTCCTCGTACTCTTGCTCGTCGGCTGGGTCGTCGTGCCGCTCGCGATCGGCTACCTGCGATTCCGATCGGCGGAACTGGGGTAA
- a CDS encoding M28 family peptidase — MTNWIGEAFTSDAGWNHLETLVDVGDRMAGSEGEREAAAATRDALAEVGARDAHLESFDVQGWTRGTSELRAGDTSQECIALPRSPSGEATGELIDVGYGLPSDFEQDLEGAVVMAASNVPGWYDRFLHRREKYYHAVEAGAAAFVFRNHVEGCLAPTGSVGTEDDPIGDVPAIGVSKEVGDRLLRRWEGDSVTVDVEAEISDATSRNVHATLGPDTDEEVLLTSHVDAHDIAEGAGDNGAGTAVVVEAAKALAAREDELDTKVHLLVYGAEEVGLCGSAYDSDQRDHDDIKAIVNSDGVVRGRTLRCYTHDFDELEAAAETVADRFDHPIETTPKLNPHSDHWPYVQWGVPGFHLMSETDYEGRGWGHTRADTLDKLEQRTLREQSILIADLVDHLADSDTTIEHRTPESIAAQLEDDDLAEGMKVIGDWPY, encoded by the coding sequence ATGACCAACTGGATCGGCGAGGCGTTCACGAGCGACGCGGGCTGGAACCACCTGGAGACGCTCGTCGACGTCGGCGATCGGATGGCGGGGAGCGAGGGCGAACGCGAGGCAGCGGCGGCGACGCGAGACGCGCTCGCCGAGGTCGGCGCGCGAGACGCCCACCTCGAGTCCTTCGACGTCCAGGGCTGGACCCGCGGCACCTCCGAACTTCGCGCCGGCGACACGAGCCAGGAGTGCATCGCCCTGCCCCGGAGCCCCTCCGGCGAAGCTACCGGCGAACTGATCGACGTCGGGTACGGCCTGCCCAGCGATTTCGAGCAGGATCTGGAGGGCGCCGTCGTCATGGCCGCGAGCAACGTCCCCGGCTGGTACGACCGGTTCCTCCATCGGCGGGAGAAGTACTACCACGCCGTCGAGGCCGGTGCCGCTGCGTTCGTCTTCCGAAACCACGTCGAGGGCTGCCTGGCACCGACGGGCAGCGTCGGCACGGAGGACGATCCGATCGGCGACGTGCCTGCCATCGGCGTCTCGAAGGAGGTCGGGGACCGGCTGCTCCGCCGTTGGGAGGGCGATTCCGTGACGGTCGACGTCGAGGCGGAGATTTCGGACGCGACCAGCCGGAACGTCCACGCGACGCTCGGCCCCGACACCGACGAAGAGGTCCTCCTCACGAGCCACGTCGACGCGCACGACATCGCGGAAGGCGCGGGCGACAACGGTGCCGGAACAGCAGTGGTCGTCGAGGCCGCCAAGGCGCTCGCGGCGCGGGAGGACGAACTCGATACGAAGGTCCACTTGCTCGTCTACGGCGCGGAGGAGGTCGGCCTCTGTGGCTCGGCCTACGACAGCGACCAGCGGGACCACGACGATATCAAGGCGATAGTCAACAGCGACGGCGTCGTGAGAGGCCGGACGCTCCGCTGCTACACGCACGACTTCGACGAACTCGAAGCGGCCGCCGAGACGGTCGCGGACCGCTTCGACCACCCGATCGAGACCACGCCGAAACTGAATCCACACAGCGACCACTGGCCCTACGTCCAGTGGGGCGTCCCGGGCTTCCACCTCATGAGCGAGACCGACTACGAAGGACGGGGCTGGGGCCACACCCGCGCGGACACCCTCGACAAACTCGAACAGCGGACGTTGCGAGAGCAGTCGATCCTGATCGCCGACCTCGTCGATCACCTCGCCGATAGCGACACGACGATCGAGCACCGGACGCCCGAGTCGATCGCGGCGCAGCTCGAGGACGACGACCTCGCGGAGGGGATGAAAGTGATCGGCGACTGGCCGTACTGA
- a CDS encoding alpha/beta fold hydrolase, translated as MPTIRTNDAETYYERRGSGQPIVFLHGAILDHSQWDRQVDALSEQFTTITYDVRGHGRTGRTRRNPYSIELFAEDLGALLGGLDLEQPVLCGHSMGGCIAQVYAARHPERVAGLVLSSTFGPPVLSRSEWLQRSLGLRSTVPPVRVFGYERVEKAMVGLTELFQREASGDYDAIEALRADAPPMTTDEFVKVIRSVDSFRRSNVDLAAITMPTLVLYGENEPGFVRQHAARFAATLPDVAVERLPGSGHASNLDDPERYTETLERFLENRVDPDQSEALMDESGSEQST; from the coding sequence ATGCCGACGATCCGCACCAACGACGCGGAGACCTACTACGAACGACGCGGCAGTGGACAGCCCATCGTCTTCCTCCACGGAGCGATCCTCGATCACTCGCAGTGGGACCGGCAGGTCGACGCGTTGAGCGAGCAGTTCACGACGATCACCTACGACGTTCGCGGCCACGGTCGCACGGGTAGGACGCGACGAAACCCCTACTCTATCGAACTGTTCGCCGAGGACCTCGGGGCACTCCTCGGCGGACTCGACTTGGAGCAGCCCGTGCTCTGTGGCCACTCGATGGGCGGGTGCATCGCTCAAGTCTACGCCGCGAGGCACCCAGAGCGCGTCGCGGGGCTGGTCCTCTCGAGCACGTTCGGACCACCGGTGTTGAGTCGGTCCGAGTGGCTCCAGCGCTCGCTCGGCTTGCGGTCGACCGTTCCACCCGTCCGAGTGTTCGGCTACGAACGCGTCGAGAAGGCGATGGTCGGCCTCACCGAACTGTTCCAGCGAGAAGCGAGCGGCGACTACGACGCCATCGAAGCGCTCCGAGCGGACGCCCCACCCATGACGACGGACGAATTCGTGAAGGTGATCCGGTCCGTCGATTCGTTCCGAAGGTCGAACGTCGACCTGGCCGCGATCACGATGCCGACCCTCGTCCTCTACGGCGAGAACGAACCCGGGTTCGTTCGCCAGCATGCCGCCCGTTTCGCAGCGACGCTCCCGGACGTCGCCGTCGAACGACTACCAGGGAGCGGCCACGCGTCGAATCTGGACGACCCCGAGCGCTACACGGAGACGCTCGAGCGGTTCCTCGAGAACCGGGTCGATCCGGACCAGTCCGAAGCGTTGATGGACGAATCCGGATCGGAGCAATCCACATGA
- the pstA gene encoding phosphate ABC transporter permease PstA: MATDHSTDFGHVSRLRGTLFEALSLGSSLLGIVTLGILLAIVSVDALGLDAADGGWILTIVGLVVVPPLALCTVGLDDAAVRVRAAAALVLGVPAAFAAELAFGAIGVNAALLEWQLLYLFTVVLPVAGVVLSAGTRSPVGSVAMGFLGRAIGGLVLGAAILILFVVVEPQLWFLLYTLGVLPFVAITVYARRHPDTRLGIARVPAAAVGAAAAIAIHQFLIFYTPYWVFHVWSLAIPAAVAVGLTYRSARPDASGVIAGGVTALALVFGSLGIGALGLPPSYALFVLLGLIPAGLYAERAVGSHPSRLGLAVPLVLIAGVALALGLVDVLSLAGPEPWLDWQFLTSVKGSPAEAAGFYPAIVGSVVVIALVALLSFAFGVGTAVFLEEYTADEGLVGSITRLVQVNIANLAAVPSVVYGLLGLAVFANMLGLGLGTIVTASLTLSLLILPITIISAQEAIRSVPDDLRRGSDAMGATRWQTTKNVVIPQALPGIFTGTILALGRAIGETAPLILIGAASSTTSAPSELFDTAIAMPLQLFAWYNNPGAFREGVVPAGVVTLLAILLVMNGTAIVLRNKYERADG, from the coding sequence ATGGCGACCGATCACTCGACCGACTTCGGTCACGTGAGCCGCCTTCGGGGAACGCTCTTCGAGGCGCTGTCGCTGGGATCCTCGCTCCTCGGTATCGTCACCCTTGGCATCCTGCTTGCCATCGTCTCCGTCGACGCGCTCGGGCTCGACGCCGCGGATGGCGGCTGGATCCTCACGATCGTCGGGCTGGTCGTCGTACCACCACTCGCGCTCTGCACCGTCGGTCTCGACGACGCCGCGGTTCGCGTCCGGGCGGCTGCCGCGCTGGTCCTCGGCGTCCCGGCGGCGTTCGCCGCGGAACTGGCGTTCGGTGCGATCGGTGTGAACGCGGCGCTCCTCGAGTGGCAGTTGCTCTATCTCTTTACCGTCGTGCTTCCGGTCGCGGGCGTCGTGCTCTCCGCTGGTACGCGCAGTCCCGTGGGTTCGGTGGCGATGGGGTTCCTCGGGCGGGCGATCGGCGGTCTGGTGCTCGGCGCCGCGATCCTCATCCTCTTCGTCGTGGTCGAACCTCAGCTGTGGTTCCTGCTCTACACGCTCGGCGTCCTCCCCTTCGTCGCTATCACGGTTTACGCACGCCGGCATCCCGACACGCGTCTCGGGATCGCCCGGGTGCCCGCGGCAGCAGTGGGTGCGGCTGCGGCGATAGCAATCCACCAGTTCCTGATCTTTTACACCCCGTACTGGGTCTTCCACGTCTGGTCGCTGGCTATCCCCGCAGCGGTCGCCGTGGGGCTGACCTACCGCAGCGCTCGGCCGGACGCCTCCGGCGTAATTGCGGGCGGCGTCACTGCTCTCGCACTCGTCTTCGGGAGTCTCGGAATCGGGGCCCTGGGACTCCCTCCAAGCTACGCGCTCTTCGTACTTCTCGGGTTGATCCCCGCCGGGCTGTACGCCGAACGCGCGGTCGGCTCACATCCGAGTCGGCTCGGACTGGCCGTGCCACTCGTTCTCATCGCGGGCGTCGCGCTCGCGCTCGGTCTCGTGGACGTGCTGAGCCTCGCCGGGCCCGAGCCCTGGCTCGACTGGCAGTTCTTGACGAGCGTGAAGGGGAGCCCTGCCGAAGCAGCTGGCTTCTACCCCGCTATCGTCGGTTCCGTCGTCGTCATCGCACTGGTCGCGCTCCTCTCCTTCGCCTTCGGTGTGGGAACGGCGGTCTTCCTCGAAGAGTACACCGCCGACGAGGGGCTCGTTGGATCGATCACCAGGCTCGTACAGGTCAACATCGCGAACCTCGCGGCCGTACCGTCCGTCGTCTACGGGCTACTCGGTCTCGCGGTCTTCGCCAACATGCTCGGGCTCGGCCTCGGGACGATCGTCACGGCGAGCCTCACGCTCTCACTGCTGATCCTTCCGATCACGATCATCTCCGCACAGGAAGCGATCCGCTCGGTCCCGGACGACCTCCGGCGAGGCTCGGACGCGATGGGCGCGACGCGCTGGCAGACGACCAAGAACGTCGTCATTCCCCAGGCTCTCCCCGGGATCTTCACCGGTACGATCCTGGCGCTGGGCCGAGCGATCGGAGAGACGGCGCCGCTCATCCTGATCGGCGCCGCGTCCTCGACGACGTCCGCCCCCTCGGAACTCTTCGACACTGCCATCGCCATGCCGCTGCAGCTGTTCGCCTGGTACAACAATCCTGGCGCGTTCCGCGAGGGGGTCGTCCCCGCTGGCGTCGTGACGCTGCTGGCGATCCTGCTCGTGATGAACGGGACTGCGATCGTGCTCAGGAACAAGTACGAGCGGGCCGACGGCTGA
- the pstC gene encoding phosphate ABC transporter permease subunit PstC codes for MSTESDVPDLTRDDPLTDLTESGWAAFFVACAAVTLVTTLSIAAMLLYRSGQFFTEYSVSEFLTGTTFRAANEVFGIVPLVIATLSVTVVAGFIALPVGTLTAVYLSEYASTRSRAVLKPMLEILAGVPTIVYGIFALIYITPALQVVFPSLPTFNVLSASLMIGVMTIPMVSSISEDAMSAVPDDLRQAGYGLGATKFEVSTGIVVPASMSGIASSYILAVSRAIGETMILAVATGTLANMPEVREAAGVLPYIHPADVLMEPGMTITTAMIHSRGGELTGGSIAYDALFALGLTLFVVTLVLNVVSDVIAERYREEY; via the coding sequence ATGAGCACGGAGTCCGACGTTCCTGATCTCACGCGCGACGATCCGCTCACGGATCTCACGGAGTCTGGGTGGGCGGCCTTCTTCGTCGCCTGTGCGGCCGTGACTCTCGTCACGACGCTCTCGATCGCAGCGATGTTGCTGTACCGGTCTGGCCAGTTCTTCACGGAGTACTCAGTGAGCGAGTTCCTGACCGGAACGACGTTCAGGGCGGCAAACGAGGTCTTCGGGATCGTCCCACTCGTGATCGCAACGCTGTCCGTCACCGTCGTCGCCGGGTTCATCGCCCTTCCCGTCGGAACGCTCACTGCAGTGTACCTCAGCGAGTACGCGAGCACGCGCTCCAGAGCGGTCCTCAAACCGATGCTCGAGATCCTCGCCGGCGTCCCGACGATCGTCTACGGTATCTTCGCGCTGATCTACATCACGCCCGCCCTTCAGGTCGTCTTCCCTTCCCTGCCGACGTTCAACGTCCTCTCTGCTTCGTTGATGATCGGGGTCATGACGATCCCCATGGTCTCCTCGATCAGTGAAGACGCGATGAGCGCAGTGCCGGACGACTTGCGCCAGGCCGGGTACGGCCTCGGCGCGACGAAGTTCGAGGTCTCCACTGGCATCGTCGTGCCGGCGTCGATGTCTGGCATCGCCTCTTCGTACATCCTCGCCGTCTCCCGAGCTATCGGGGAGACGATGATCCTCGCGGTCGCCACCGGGACGCTCGCCAATATGCCGGAGGTCCGGGAAGCTGCGGGTGTGTTGCCGTACATCCACCCGGCTGACGTCCTCATGGAACCCGGGATGACGATCACGACGGCGATGATTCACTCGCGGGGCGGCGAACTCACCGGTGGCTCGATCGCCTACGACGCGCTGTTCGCGCTCGGACTGACGCTGTTCGTCGTCACGCTCGTCTTGAACGTCGTGAGCGACGTTATCGCCGAACGCTACAGGGAGGAATACTGA
- a CDS encoding PstS family phosphate ABC transporter substrate-binding protein: MPRGTSSDRRTVTRRDALAAIAGVGGAALSGCVEFRSAQASGSGLSGSITIRGSSTVYPLMDLMAQRFAGNNDAVSINIAPTGSGAGFADHFCTGNADFNNASRAIRDPEVEQCSSNGVEFVELKLATDAVTVVVNNDADFVDCLTVEELASIWREDGATRWSDVRSSFPDERIARFGAADTSGTYDYFKTNVLGEDATHTLDYQATEQDNNIISGVQGNRFAIGYLGFSYYYNNPDSVKAIGIDSGDGCTVPSLETAASGAYDILSRPLFTYAAKSSLRHDHVAEFARYVVQQSANRSLVADEVGYVPNSAEQMGVELAELNEAIREVQE; encoded by the coding sequence ATGCCTCGCGGCACATCGTCCGATCGGCGGACCGTCACGCGTCGGGATGCCCTCGCTGCCATCGCGGGGGTCGGCGGCGCGGCACTCTCTGGCTGCGTCGAGTTCCGAAGCGCGCAGGCCTCGGGATCCGGGCTCTCGGGGTCCATTACCATCCGGGGAAGTTCGACCGTGTACCCGCTCATGGACCTCATGGCCCAGCGCTTCGCGGGAAACAACGACGCGGTTAGCATCAACATCGCCCCAACGGGCTCAGGAGCAGGCTTCGCGGACCACTTCTGTACCGGTAACGCCGATTTCAACAATGCGAGCCGCGCGATCCGGGACCCAGAGGTCGAGCAGTGCTCCAGTAACGGCGTCGAGTTCGTCGAGTTGAAGCTCGCGACGGACGCGGTCACCGTCGTCGTCAACAACGACGCCGACTTCGTCGATTGCCTCACCGTCGAAGAGCTCGCGTCGATCTGGCGCGAGGACGGCGCGACCCGCTGGAGCGACGTCCGGTCGTCGTTCCCCGACGAGCGAATCGCCCGTTTCGGCGCCGCGGACACCTCCGGAACGTACGATTACTTCAAAACGAACGTGCTGGGAGAGGACGCGACGCACACGCTCGACTACCAGGCAACCGAGCAGGACAACAACATCATCTCCGGCGTCCAGGGGAACCGGTTCGCGATCGGCTACCTCGGCTTCTCCTACTACTACAACAATCCGGATTCGGTGAAGGCCATCGGCATCGACAGCGGGGACGGCTGCACGGTTCCGAGTCTCGAGACCGCTGCTTCTGGCGCCTACGACATACTATCCCGGCCCCTGTTCACCTACGCAGCCAAGTCCTCGCTCCGCCACGATCACGTCGCGGAGTTCGCCCGCTACGTCGTCCAGCAGAGCGCGAACCGGAGCCTCGTCGCCGACGAAGTCGGGTACGTCCCCAACTCGGCCGAACAGATGGGCGTCGAACTCGCGGAACTCAACGAGGCAATTCGGGAGGTTCAGGAATGA